The Triticum aestivum cultivar Chinese Spring chromosome 3A, IWGSC CS RefSeq v2.1, whole genome shotgun sequence genome includes a region encoding these proteins:
- the LOC123059673 gene encoding probable pectinesterase 67, translated as MSWGAASYSRRTHPRTPPMMAQPSLLLLAAAVVLSLSLCDAHNKLAKKSDDVVNGPLLTSKLNAKRTLIVGPNDEFKTIQSAIDAVPDGNSEWVVVHLRAGVYAEKVVIPETKPFIFVRGNGKGRTSISYESASPHNTESATFAVHADNVIVFGISFRNAARAGLPNNPEIRTVATMVSGDKVAFYHCAFYSPHHTLFDSTGRHYYESCYIQGNIDFIFGGGQSIFQCAEIFVKPDRRTPILGSITAQDRKEESGSSGFVFLKGKVYGVGEVYLGRANEAYSRVVFADTYLSKTVNPAGWTNYNFSGSTEHVMLGEFNCTGPGADVSQRVPWSRRLDQAEAAKFLTVDFINGKDWLPAFYY; from the exons ATGTCCTGGGGCGCAGCGAGCTATTCTCGCAGAACACACCCACGCACGCCCCCCATGATGGCCCAGcctagcctcctcctcctcgccgcagcGGTGGTCCTCTCGCTGTCACTCTGCGACGCACACAACAAGCTCGCCAAGAAGAGCGATGATGTTGTCAACGGGCCCCTCCTCACCTCTAAGCTCAACGCCAAGCGCACGCTGATCGTCGGCCCCAACGACGAGTTCAAGACCATCCAGTCCGCCATCGATGCCGTGCCGGACGGCAACTCCGAGTGGGTTGTCGTCCACCTCCGCGCCGGCGTCTACGC GGAGAAAGTCGTGATTCCGGAGACGAAGCCGTTCATCTTCGTGAGGGGGAACGGCAAGGGCCGGACGTCCATCTCCTACGAGTCCGCCTCCCCGCACAACACCGAGTCTGCCACGTTCGCCGTGCACGCGGACAATGTCATCGTCTTTGGCATTAGCTTCAGG AACGCGGCGCGTGCGGGGCTGCCGAACAACCCGGAGATCCGCACGGTGGCCACCATGGTCAGTGGCGACAAGGTGGCCTTCTACCATTGCGCCTTCTACAGTCCCCACCACACCCTCTTCGATAGTACCGGCCGACACTACTACGAGAGCTGCTACATCCAGGGCAACATCGACTTCATCTTTGGCGGCGGCCAGTCCATATTCCAGTGCGCGGAGATCTTCGTGAAGCCCGACCGGCGGACGCCGATCCTGGGGTCCATCACCGCGCAAGACCGCAAGGAGGAGAGCGGCAGCAGCGGCTTCGTCTTCCTCAAGGGGAAGGTGTATGGTGTTGGGGAGGTGTACCTAGGCCGCGCCAACGAGGCCTACTCGCGCGTCGTCTTCGCCGACACCTACCTCTCCAAGACTGTCAACCCTGCCGGCTGGACCAACTACAACTTCTCTGGCAGCACCGA ACATGTGATGCTCGGGGAGTTCAACTGCACGGGGCCAGGGGCCGACGTGTCGCAGCGTGTGCCATGGTCGCGACGGTTAGACCAGGCGGAGGCGGCCAAGTTCCTCACCGTCGACTTCATCAACGGCAAGGATTGGCTCCCAGCGTTCTACTACTGA
- the LOC123059672 gene encoding MEIOTIC F-BOX protein MOF-like: protein MVGAGRSTPTDAPAKPKRPCHAHGDGGGDADGSSGGEADSDRLSALPDELLHDILSRLNALETAGTCVLSARWRNLWRAVPCLDIDERELTAKQPFFVNFTGNLLRGHEVALLEDLRVYLRCCILGWSAPWVRRAIGLGEASPCRLKRLHLSHVSSLQPTELASHVSSRCPALEDLKLQECGFLATGYIRIVSSSLKKLVLDGNYDEDGADEFFVFIIDAPALVSLRLGTSYDVDSIVAPNEPHTMPSLVDASIQLSIGCDLATTAYESGLLAALYNVTSLHLLHFGVTLLCRQDYLEFPVLKNLRTLSLDECHISNDFMGLEPYLRKSRNLEKLTLRRCKVLDSRSKKKMGGHLDDPSDDLVDFKCENLKLSEIIYQDGDTSIHLLVKFLEAMWRNLPNNKIELTKVN, encoded by the exons ATGGTCGGGGCAGGGCGTTCCACCCCCACTGACGCCCCCGCCAAGCCGAAGCGTCCGTGCCATGcacatggcgacggcggcggcgatgccgaTGGCAGCAGCGGCGGAGAGGCCGACAGCGACCGTCTGAGCGCCCTGCCGGACGAGCTCCTCCACGACATCCTGTCGCGCCTCAATGCCCTGGAGACGGCCGGTACGTGCGTGCTGTCCGCGAGGTGGCGGAACCTCTGGCGCGCCGTGCCGTGCCTCGACATCGACGAGCGGGAGCTCACCGCCAAGCAGCCTTTTTTCGTCAACTTTACCGGCAACCTTCTCCGCGGACATGAGGTCGCTCTCCTGGAGGACCTGAGGGTGTACCTGCGCTGCTGCATCCTCGGGTGGTCCGCCCCTTGGGTTCGCCGCGCCATAGGTCTGGGCGAGGCATCGCCTTGCCGGCTCAAAAGGTTGCATCTTTCCCACGTGTCATCTCTGCAGCCGACAGAGCTCGCTAGCCATGTCAGCTCCCGCTGCCCTGCTCTCGAGGACTTGAAACTGCAAGAGTGCGGCTTCTTGGCCACCGGCTACATCAGGATCGTCTCCTCCTCGCTCAAGAAATTGGTCCTGGACGGCAACTATGATGAGGACGGCGCCGATGAGTTTTTCGTCTTCATTATAGATGCTCCTGCTCTTGTCTCTCTTCGCTTGGGCACCTCCTATGATGTTGATTCCATTGTTGCTCCTAACGAACCACATACCATGCCGTCTCTTGTTGATGCATCCATTCAGCTATCCATTGGCTGCGACCTCGCCACAACCGCGTACGAATCTGGTCTTCTTGCCGCTCTCTACAATGTCACAAGCCTGCACTTGTTACATTTTGGGGTCACT TTGTTGTGCCGTCAGGATTATTTGGAGTTCCCTGTATTGAAGAACCTGAGGACCTTGTCTCTGGACGAGTGTCATATTTCCAACGACTTTATGGGTCTGGAGCCTTACCTGCGCAAGTCGCGAAACCTGGAGAAGCTCACTTTGCGTCGTTGCAAG GTGTTGGATTCTAGATCTAAGAAGAAGATGGGGGGACACCTTGATGACCCTTCCGATGACCTGGTGGATTTCAAGTGCGAGAACCTTAAGCTTAGTGAAATCATATACCAAGATGGTGATACTTCTATCCACCTATTGGTCAAGTTTCTGGAGGCCATGTGGAGGAATCTGCCAAACAACAAGATCGAACTCACTAAAGTCAATTAG